A stretch of DNA from Anaerobacillus isosaccharinicus:
AACACCATAGCAGCTGCCAGTGTCGAAGCACTTACCGCGCCAAATAGTCCAGCAGTCGCAATGCCATCCTCTCGTTTAATACCTGGTAAGAGAGAAAAGAAAAAGCTTCCTATCAGGACAATTGTTATACCAATAATAACTGCTGAAACAGCGGGTAGCAACATGGCGTTCAGATCAGCCTCACGAATTTCAATACCGCCCTTAATCCCCATTTTCATTAAAAGCATGAACACAATAAATTGGTAAATCGCATTCGGTATTTTCAAATTACTACCAAGGGCCGCAATCACCATGCCGCCGATAAGAAACCCAAGTGTTGGGGATTGAAATTGCGCAACAAAGCGCATCAAGAAATCAAATAAAAACTCCATCTGTTTGCCTCCTTACTTATGAATAGACTCTCGGCATTTGCCGAGCCTTGTGGCTCAAGGTTTTCTTGAACCAATTTATTTGTATCCCTCCTATTTCTAGGTGGGATTTTTACTTTAGTTTTCTTCTTCAATTGGAAATTAATTGTTGAAAAATATCATAAAAAAACTAAAAAAACACTTGACTTTTTAGTGGAACCCCAATAATCGCCGAGGAGGAATTGACTTCCTAACAATACGGTGAAATGGGGGATTTAAATGAAACCTGCGCTAATACCACATATCTCATATCAAAACTTCGTTTTAGACCAATTAAATACTCATTACTCAGGCGGTATACTGACTCTCGTACAAAAAGATTGGACTATTATCTCGAAGTTATGGATCACGGATCTTTCGTTTACCACTACGTGGCTTCATGATTCATATTCAGTTAAAGGTCCTGAGCCACGTGATCCTGCTTCCATGCTTCGCTCTTATCTTTTGTGTTTATTGACAAGTCCGACCCTGAGTATTACAGAATGGGTGAACCAACTCCATCGTGTTCCTCTTTACACGATCCTTAGCGGCTTTGAACCTGGGGATGTTCCAGGTGTCGGTACTTTTTATGACTTCTTCAGACGGCTATCAGGTTTTGAGAAGGCTAATGTAAAACCTTTTATTAAGCTCAAACGAAAAAAGAAGAAGAAGAAAAAACCGAAAAAGGGTGAAAAAGCAACTCCTAGAAACCCTGGTATTATTAGAAAATTAGTGGATCGTCATTTACGCAATGGCTCAAAACAAAAACAATTGCCGGGAGATCAATTATACGCGTTTTTTCAATCTCAATTTCTTGAAGTTTCAGCGAGATTGGGTTTGCTTGGGGATCCCCATTCCCTTGGTGTTGTTGGAGATGGGACACCCGTGGAAACAGCGAGATACCCAAGGAGCAAACCTATTTGTGATTGTAGTGCCCAAGGACTAACGAATTGTACTCATCCTCGTCGATATTCTCAACCTGACATCGACTCAGGTTGGGATAGTTCAAGGGAGAGGTACTTCAACGGATATCATCTCTACATGATATCCACTAGCGATAGCCAATACGACTTGCCGCTATATCCACGGCTGCATCCTGCTTCCCGGCATGATTCAGTCAGCCTAGTGGTTGGTTCAATTGAATTTTCGCAACGGTACACCTTGGGCACAATTGATAAAATCCTTCTCGATGCCGCACATGATGCAGAACCGATTTACGAATTACTGGACCATCATAATGTGGAACCATTTATTGATCTTAATGTTCGAACAAAGAAAAACTTCAGTACGCAAAGTGATATTCAGATTTCTCCCCTAGGCGTTCCTATTTGTCCAATTGGAATGGAAATGAAACCCAATGGGTTTGACAAATCTCAAAACCGCCAAAAGTGGCGTTGTCCACTAGCTTGCGGAACAAAAAATACATGTTCCACTCCGTGTTCTAAAGCGAAGTATGGCCGGACATTTCATACGTTTAAGCAAGATAATCTTCGTCTGTTCACTAAAACACCGAGGTCTTCTGAAAAGTGGAAACTGATTTATAAACGAAGAACTTCAGTTGAACGTTCGAACAAAAGAGAAAAAGTCGACTATCACTTAGAATCTGGGCGTCATCGCTCTACAAAAATGTGGTATGTCCGCTTATATTCAATCATGATGTGTCAACACATAGATGCTTGGTACAGTAGTCAGAAAGAGACTTTGAACATCCAAGAAATCATCTTTTCTAAGAGCGCCTAGTCATTTTTAAAAAATAGCAGCCGTAGGCTTATTTGGTATACACTTTTTTGAAAACACTATGAAAACACATCACTTTGCTGTCCTGTTAATGAAATTCCCAGTAAATTTTTTACAAATCTTCGATAAACTCATCATTTATTCCGAGAGTCTATTTATATAGACTCTCGGCATTTGCCGAGCCTTGTGGCTCAAGGTTTTCTTGAACCAATTTATTTGTATCCCTCCTATTTCTAGGTGGGATTTTTACTTTAGTTTTCTTCTTCAATTGGAAATTAATTGTTGAAAAATATCATAAAAAAACTAAAAAAACACTTGACTTTTTAGTGGAACCCCAATAATCGCCGAGGAGGAATTGACTTCCTAACAATACGGTGAAATGGGGGATTTAAATGAAACCTGCGCTAATACCACATATCTCATATCAAAACTTCGTTTTAGACCAATTAAATACTCATTACTCAGGCGGTATACTGACTCTCGTACAAAAAGATTGGACTATTATCTCGAAGTTATGGATCACGGATCTTTCGTTTACCACTACGTGGCTTCATGATTCATATTCAGTTAAAGGTCCTGAGCCACGTGATCCTGCTTCCATGCTTCGCTCTTATCTTTTGTGTTTATTGACAAGTCCGACCCTGAGTATTACAGAATGGGTGAACCAACTCCATCGTGTTCCTCTTTACACGATCCTTAGCGGCTTTGAACCTGGGGATGTTCCAGGTGTCGGTACTTTTTATGACTTCTTCAGACGGCTATCAGGTTTTGAGAAGGCTAATGTAAAACCTTTTATTAAGCTCAAACGAAAAAAGAAGAAGAAGAAAAAACCGAAAAAGGGTGAAAAAGCAACTCCTAGAAACCCTGGTATTATTAGAAAATTAGTGGATCGTCATTTACGCAATGGCTCAAAACAAAAACAATTGCCGGGAGATCAATTATACGCGTTTTTTCAATCTCAATTTCTTGAAGTTTCAGCGAGATTGGGTTTGCTTGGGGATCCCCATTCCCTTGGTGTTGTTGGAGATGGGACACCCGTGGAAACAGCGAGATACCCAAGGAGCAAACCTATTTGTGATTGTAGTGCCCAAGGACTAACGAATTGTACTCATCCTCGTCGATATTCTCAACCTGACATCGACTCAGGTTGGGATAGTTCAAGGGAGAGGTACTTCAACGGATATCATCTCTACATGATATCCACTAGCGATAGCCAATACGACTTGCCGCTATATCCACGGCTGCATCCTGCTTCCCGGCATGATTCAGTCAGCCTAGTGGTTGGTTCAATTGAATTTTCGCAACGGTACACCTTGGGCACAATTGATAAAATCCTTCTCGATGCCGCACATGATGCAGAACCGATTTACGAATTACTGGACCATCATAATGTGGAACCATTTATTGATCTTAATGTTCGAACAAAGAAAAACTTCAGTACGCAAAGTGATATTCAGATTTCTCCCCTAGGCGTTCCTATTTGTCCAATTGGAATGGAAATGAAACCCAATGGGTTTGACAAATCTCAAAACCGCCAAAAGTGGCGTTGTCCACTAGCTTGCGGAACAAAAAATACATGTTCCACTCCGTGTTCTAAAGCGAAGTATGGCCGGACATTTCATACGTTTAAGCAAGATAATCTTCGTCTGTTCACTAAAACACCGAGGTCTTCTGAAAAGTGGAAACTGATTTATAAACGAAGAACTTCAGTTGAACGTTCGAACAAAAGAGAAAAAGTCGACTATCACTTAGAATCTGGGCGTCATCGCTCTACAAAAATGTGGTATGTCCGCTTATATTCAATCATGATGTGTCAACACATAGATGCTTGGTACAGTAGTCAGAAAGAGACTTTGAACATCCAAGAAATCATCTTTTCTAAGAGCGCCTAGTCATTTTTAAAAAATAGCAGCCGTAGGCTTATTTGGTATACACTTTTTTGAAAACACTATGAAAACACATCACTTTGCTGTCCTGTTAATGAAATTCCCAGTAAATTTTTTACAAATCTTCGATAAACTCATCATTTATTCCGAGAGTCTATATGATACATAATAGCAACTTGCTTTCTCTGTACAGATCCAACAATCCATTGCGAAATTTTACAGTCAATCTACTGTATAATTTATCTTCCTAACAACCATACATTTTTGTTACTTTTTGAATTTAACCAAATAAAAAAACCGACAACTTCAAAACTTCAATGATGATTAAAATCATTGAATGTTGGAAATTGTCGGTTTTTCTTCAACTAACTTCAACGAAGTTTTTTGAAGAACTACCCATTTTAAGTTTAAGTTCAAAAATACAATTATACCGATTTATATTACCTTTTCATTCTTATATATTTTAGAAGCTTTTTCATACAATCAATACGAAAATATTAATAGAATGCTAAAGCCACAATGATATTAAGAAGGTAAAAATAGACATCTATCGAATAGTAAATTAGCTTCCTCGCTAATTAGTATTTGTTTATAGATTAAAAGACCTGACCATACTAGATAAAAAGTCTAATAAAACGGTCAGGAGTGTGTAAGAATGCAAGATTTCGAAAAAGAATACCGTCTATTTCAAGAGGCATTAGATATCCAAGATCCATGGTATATTGAAGACTACAAATTAGTAAAAAGTTCAGATCAGTTTCATGTCTTTTTAGATTTCAAACGTGGAGCTAAGTTCCCATGTCCACATTGTGGAAATGAACATAATGGTGTTCATGATATCGCAAATGACGACAGGATGTGGCGTCATAAGGATTTCTGGCAATACCAGACATATCTACATGCAAGGTTACCAAGAATAAAATGTGATATTTGCGATAAGGTTCTAACTGTGCAAGTTGATTGGTCTCGACCAAAAGCTGGGTTCACATGGCTATTCGAAGCCCAAGTTATGCAGTTAATGAAAGAAATGCCTGTTGCCGCAGTTGCTCGTGAAGTAAATGAACATGATACGAGATTGTGGAGAGTCTTCCATTATTATGTACAAAAAAATATGGATGAGCTTGATCTCTCAAACATAACTCGTATTGCAGTTGATGAAACTTCAAGCAGACGAGGCCATCGCTATGTGACGTTATTTGTAGATGTTGATTCTAAACGTGTCATTTTCGCCATTGAAGGTAAAGATGCCTCTGTGATCCAATCATTCAAGCAACACCTTGAAAATAAAGGAATAGAAGCGACTTCAATCCTGGAGTGCTGTTGCGATATGTCACCGGCTTTTATTAAAGGTATTGAAGAAGCTTTTCCAAAGGCACACATTACGTTCGATAAATTTCACGTTATGAAATTAGTCAACGAAGCTGTCGATAAGGTTCGCAGACAGGAACAGAATGATGAGCCATTGCTAAAAAAAACACGTTATTTATGGTTGAAGAACTCACAAAACCTATCCCAGTCTCAACATGAAAAACTTATGAAGTTAAAAGATAGCCATTTAAATACAGCTAAGGCTTATCGGTTGAGATTAGCTCTACAAGGACTTTGGTCAACTAGCCAAATGTTTTCAGGTTGGTATTTTGATGATTGGTACAATTGGGCAATACGTTCACGTTTAGAGCCAATAGTTGATGTTGCTCGGACACTCAAAAGACATGAAAAAGGTATATTACGTTGGTTCGCTTCAAGAATGACCAATGGTTTACTTGAAGGAATTAATAGCCTTGTTCAAGCATCAAAGCGGAAAGCAAGAGGCTACCGATCAATTGAAAACTTTATTGCCATGATCTACGCAACGGCTAATAAGTTTACTTTACGAGTGAAGCCTCATGCTTAGATTATCTCCTTCTCAACCTAACTATGCACTTTCATACTTAAAATCGTCGGTCAAGTGGTTTCCTTGACGGTCGATTTTAAGTATGAAAACCTAGTAAAAGTTGAGAAGATTACTAGACTATTATTCTTAATGAAATCTCGTGTACCAATAGAAATTAGCGAAGAGCCGTAAATTAAGTATAAGATATACCAACTACAAAAAATTGTCAACAAGAATTTAACTTACGCTTTTTTAGTGGGATTTAGTTTGGTTATTGGAATTCGGCAATTATCATATCAATTCACTCTTCTAAAAACATGCTTTATAGCTTGAGATCTTAATAAAAATTGCTTGTTTTAAATGCTATGCTATTCTTTAAAGAAAAAGGTAACTCATAGAGCGAGACTGCTGAAATTATAAGCATTTTAAAGTTCTCACACTGAAATTAAAAAGATTAGGAAGTGTTCAAATCACATTTCCTAATCTTTTTTGTATTTTGGCTCTTTAAGAGTAAATTAATGGGCTATTACTAACCCATTAACGTGATAATTCGTTTCATATTCACTACGAAGATGGTTGTTGCACTTTGTATGTGCATACCTAAGAGACCATGGGAATGACTTTTTTTAAACCCATGGCGATTCTTTAGCTCTGCGTTCTTAGCCTCGATCATATACCTATTTTTCGCTAACTCTTTGAACTCTTCTGTTTCCTGATAGAGTTGGTGTTCCTCATGAAATTTATCCTTCTTCAAAGTTACGGTATATGTTTTACTTGCAGATCCTTCTTTATAACAGCCTTCTCTTAGTGGACATACCTTACATTTCTCAATATCAAAGTAATGGGTTTCTCGTAATACGGTTCCTTCCGTTGCGTGTTTTTTCTTCCCATGTAAAGCTTTTTTAATTGCCATATGCCCTGCTGTACATACATATCGCCCAGCATCCTTATTGTAATCAAATTCACCTGTTGCCCTTTTAGTGCCCTCTGATACAGTTTTACTTAATTTCGATACTAACTTAATTTCTTTTTCTTTTGTATATTCAATCATATCTTTCTCAGAGTAAGCTCCGTCGCCAATGAATGCTTTCACTTCAATTCCATTTTCAATTGATTTCTCAATTAATTCTTTTGCCTGTTTTCCGTCATTCTGTTCACCTGTTGTAACAACAGCTGATGTCACAATACGCTCTGGAACCATAGCGATGTGAGTTTTGTATCCAAAAAAGGATGTGTCTGAACTCTTATGTCCAACTTTTGCATCTTTTTCTACAGTTGAATTTAAGTGTTCGATATCATCGTTGACAATCTCCTCTAATAAATGAGCTTTTAATCTTACGTCTTCTTTAACGTATAACTGCTCGTCCTTTTTAATGATATCTACTAATTGATTACAATAGTTAATATGGTCAACTAATTCACTCGTACTTGGCTTAGTAGGCATTTTATCTTTATAAGTGTCGTCCTGTTTATAAACGCTCTTCCTTAACTGTTTGGACTGTTCAATCAAGATTTCAATAGGTGATTTAGAGTTAAACATACTATTTGTATGAGTGGAATCCGCAATGATTTGGTTGGATTTAATAAGCCCTTCTTTCAAGGCAATCTCAACCGTCTTTTTAATAAGTAAATTTAATAATGATTCGTCTTGTAATCGAAGTTTTCTAAATTTAGTTAAGCTTGTTGGATGAACCATTTTATCTTCAGGTGCTACATCTAAAAAGTATTTAAATGACATATCAAACGTCGCTCTCTCAATCAAATCACGATCAGACATTGGGTACATCACCTTGAGTAATAGTAACTTAAACATCATAATTGGACATTTGGCTGTAGCGCCAAATGCCTCATTATACATATCTTTTAATTCGTCATAGATAAATTCAAAGTCAACTAAGTTATTAAACTTCCTCAAGAAATGATTTTCTGGGATTAGTATATCGTAAAGTTCACTGTACGAACTGAGCATTAGTTCTTTTTTAGGTAGCATAGTTTCACCAATTTTCTAATGATTTTCTATCTCTATAATACCATTTTTCCTTCACCAGCTAAATAATGCGTATGAAAAAAGGAAGAGTTTCCTCTTCCTTTTCTCACGAAGGCGATATTGAGACTTTTTCAGCAGTCTCTCATAGAGCTACCTTTTTCTTTCTTTAGTTAGTTCTTCTTTCTTCTAATCTCTTAATTGTTTCATCTTGATCATCAAAAAGTTCTGTTCCCATTAAGTAAGAAATAATTCTAGGTAATTCTGTGTTATCAATTAAACCAACAAATTGATCTGCTCCTACACCATATGCATATACTGGAACTTCAACACCAGAGTGATTGTTTGTGCCCCATGAAAGATAAGCATGATTTGATACAACTTTACCTAAAGTGTTTGAAAGATCATATCTTCCATTCCAGTTTACAGACGTTAA
This window harbors:
- a CDS encoding IS1182 family transposase, coding for MLPKKELMLSSYSELYDILIPENHFLRKFNNLVDFEFIYDELKDMYNEAFGATAKCPIMMFKLLLLKVMYPMSDRDLIERATFDMSFKYFLDVAPEDKMVHPTSLTKFRKLRLQDESLLNLLIKKTVEIALKEGLIKSNQIIADSTHTNSMFNSKSPIEILIEQSKQLRKSVYKQDDTYKDKMPTKPSTSELVDHINYCNQLVDIIKKDEQLYVKEDVRLKAHLLEEIVNDDIEHLNSTVEKDAKVGHKSSDTSFFGYKTHIAMVPERIVTSAVVTTGEQNDGKQAKELIEKSIENGIEVKAFIGDGAYSEKDMIEYTKEKEIKLVSKLSKTVSEGTKRATGEFDYNKDAGRYVCTAGHMAIKKALHGKKKHATEGTVLRETHYFDIEKCKVCPLREGCYKEGSASKTYTVTLKKDKFHEEHQLYQETEEFKELAKNRYMIEAKNAELKNRHGFKKSHSHGLLGMHIQSATTIFVVNMKRIITLMG
- a CDS encoding ISL3 family transposase is translated as MQDFEKEYRLFQEALDIQDPWYIEDYKLVKSSDQFHVFLDFKRGAKFPCPHCGNEHNGVHDIANDDRMWRHKDFWQYQTYLHARLPRIKCDICDKVLTVQVDWSRPKAGFTWLFEAQVMQLMKEMPVAAVAREVNEHDTRLWRVFHYYVQKNMDELDLSNITRIAVDETSSRRGHRYVTLFVDVDSKRVIFAIEGKDASVIQSFKQHLENKGIEATSILECCCDMSPAFIKGIEEAFPKAHITFDKFHVMKLVNEAVDKVRRQEQNDEPLLKKTRYLWLKNSQNLSQSQHEKLMKLKDSHLNTAKAYRLRLALQGLWSTSQMFSGWYFDDWYNWAIRSRLEPIVDVARTLKRHEKGILRWFASRMTNGLLEGINSLVQASKRKARGYRSIENFIAMIYATANKFTLRVKPHA
- a CDS encoding transposase, with amino-acid sequence MKPALIPHISYQNFVLDQLNTHYSGGILTLVQKDWTIISKLWITDLSFTTTWLHDSYSVKGPEPRDPASMLRSYLLCLLTSPTLSITEWVNQLHRVPLYTILSGFEPGDVPGVGTFYDFFRRLSGFEKANVKPFIKLKRKKKKKKKPKKGEKATPRNPGIIRKLVDRHLRNGSKQKQLPGDQLYAFFQSQFLEVSARLGLLGDPHSLGVVGDGTPVETARYPRSKPICDCSAQGLTNCTHPRRYSQPDIDSGWDSSRERYFNGYHLYMISTSDSQYDLPLYPRLHPASRHDSVSLVVGSIEFSQRYTLGTIDKILLDAAHDAEPIYELLDHHNVEPFIDLNVRTKKNFSTQSDIQISPLGVPICPIGMEMKPNGFDKSQNRQKWRCPLACGTKNTCSTPCSKAKYGRTFHTFKQDNLRLFTKTPRSSEKWKLIYKRRTSVERSNKREKVDYHLESGRHRSTKMWYVRLYSIMMCQHIDAWYSSQKETLNIQEIIFSKSA